In Choristoneura fumiferana chromosome 21, NRCan_CFum_1, whole genome shotgun sequence, a single genomic region encodes these proteins:
- the LOC141439898 gene encoding clavesin-2-like: MFEQFLEIAFEAELDTSEHPELMALAPELCGEHPATRAAAIQELRDMVYERGECSPRRMDDAFLLRFLRARRFVVPRAHRQLVRYCTFMEQYPELYKDVDLFSLIRVGHAYEGTLFDRPDVGRVSIFRFGTWDPNEYPVEDLVKTGMAIMEIGTRSPKMQILGGTCIVDLEGVTLKHAATLTPTIAYQIVCMMGLAHPCRLKSAHVVNNNWFLGTFVYLFKRFIDPKTWKRIHFHGHDLKSLQQHIDPECLPVRYGGTCRNHVTIATWLEKIRKYRDEKFDKEMKEIGYIIKE; encoded by the exons ATGTTCGAGCAGTTCTTGGAGATCGCGTTCGAGGCGGAGCTGGACACCTCAGAGCACCCGGAGCTGATGGCGCTGGCGCCGGAGCTGTGCGGCGAGCACCCCGCCACCAGGGCCGCAGCCATCCAGGAGCTCAGGGATATGGTATACG AGCGCGGCGAGTGCAGCCCGCGGCGCATGGACGACGCGTTCCTGTTGCGATTcttgcgcgcgcgccgcttcGTGGTGCCGCGCGCGCATCGGCAG CTGGTACGTTACTGCACGTTCATGGAGCAATATCCCGAGCTGTACAAGGACGTGGACTTGTTTAGTCTTATTAGAGTCGGGCATGCCTACGAAGGAACTTTATTCGACCGGCCCGACGTTGGGCGGGTCTCCATATTCAGATTCG GCACGTGGGATCCGAACGAGTATCCCGTCGAAGATCTGGTAAAGACTGGCATGGCAATCATGGAGATCGGGACGCGTTCCCCAAAGATGCAGATCCTGGGAGGCACCTGCATCGTGGACCTCGAGGGAGTGACGCTGAAGCACGCTGCCACGCTCACCCCCACCATCGCCTATCAGATCGTGTGCATGATGGGG CTGGCGCATCCGTGCCGCCTCAAATCAGCACACGTCGTCAACAACAACTGGTTCTTGGGTACCTTCGTCTATCTCTTCAAACGCTTCATCGACCCCAAGACCTGGAAGCGGATCCACTTCCACGGCCACGATCTCAAGTCTCTACAGCAGCACATCGACCCTGAGTGTCTCCCTGTCAGATACGGGGGCACCTGCAGAAACCACGTGACTATAGCGACTTGGCTTGAAAAGATCAGAAAATACAGAGATGAAAAGTTTGACAAAGAAATGAAAGAGATTGGTTACATCATAAAAGAGTGA